Proteins from a single region of Aureibacter tunicatorum:
- the mgtE gene encoding magnesium transporter gives MMKRANFDSTQHISGEYSNIYENIKQKPAIEISEYLATLELQATIGVLLCFTRAEQADIYSDFSNTIQLDIFNALKRREFSKVFIAMKSDDRVDFYQSLTAEQQASLLPFLDKATREDVYHLNLYDPECAGGIMSTDFASIREQMTVSEAIEKVRRDSPSKKTIYYVYVVDSNKTLRGFVTLKDLILAKPEELVKNILHDDFAWANIYEDQEIVAKKIEKYDLVAIPVLNNEMQLAGIVTHDDAIEIIRAEQTEDLEKLMGIIPDENEYTYSQTSAWGHFKKRVLWILSLAIMGLISGVILHSYEEALESLIILALYMPMVADTGGNSGSQAATVVIRALALGDIKLSDWFKVIFKEARVGFMLSLCLGLVTLGKVSLLSNNAVLPEGFSLLQVGSVIALALSLQVIVSTIIGATMPLIVKRLNGDPAVVASPAITTIVDITGMLIYFGTATFFLF, from the coding sequence ATGATGAAACGAGCTAATTTTGATTCTACTCAACATATTTCTGGAGAATACTCGAATATATACGAAAATATCAAGCAAAAGCCTGCTATTGAAATCTCTGAATACTTGGCTACGCTTGAATTACAAGCGACAATTGGCGTTTTGCTCTGCTTTACACGAGCAGAACAAGCCGATATTTACAGCGACTTCTCCAATACGATTCAATTAGACATTTTCAACGCTCTCAAAAGAAGAGAATTTTCCAAGGTATTCATCGCCATGAAATCCGACGATCGTGTCGATTTCTATCAATCGCTGACTGCTGAGCAACAGGCCAGCCTATTGCCATTTTTGGACAAGGCGACCAGAGAGGATGTTTATCATTTGAATCTTTACGATCCAGAATGCGCCGGAGGGATTATGAGCACCGACTTTGCTTCGATACGCGAACAAATGACCGTAAGCGAAGCGATCGAAAAAGTTAGAAGAGATTCTCCTTCCAAAAAGACCATTTACTACGTGTATGTGGTAGACAGCAATAAGACGCTCCGAGGCTTTGTCACATTAAAGGACTTGATCTTGGCAAAGCCTGAGGAACTTGTGAAAAATATTCTGCACGATGATTTTGCCTGGGCGAACATATACGAAGATCAAGAAATTGTCGCAAAAAAAATCGAAAAATACGATTTGGTTGCCATACCAGTACTTAACAACGAGATGCAACTTGCCGGAATTGTAACCCATGACGACGCTATCGAAATTATTAGAGCTGAGCAAACCGAGGATTTGGAGAAATTGATGGGTATCATTCCTGATGAAAATGAATATACATATTCTCAAACTTCCGCTTGGGGACATTTCAAAAAAAGAGTCTTGTGGATTTTATCACTGGCCATCATGGGCTTGATATCGGGCGTAATTCTTCATTCATACGAAGAAGCATTGGAAAGCTTGATTATATTAGCGCTATACATGCCGATGGTAGCCGATACTGGAGGAAATTCAGGTAGTCAAGCCGCAACAGTTGTCATACGCGCTCTTGCGCTTGGAGACATCAAACTATCGGACTGGTTTAAAGTGATTTTCAAAGAAGCTCGCGTTGGCTTCATGCTTTCTCTTTGTCTTGGTCTTGTAACACTCGGAAAAGTATCATTGCTTTCCAATAATGCCGTCTTGCCGGAAGGATTTTCTTTGCTTCAAGTAGGAAGCGTGATAGCACTAGCTCTTTCATTGCAAGTAATCGTGTCCACAATCATAGGCGCAACGATGCCTCTTATCGTCAAAAGACTAAACGGAGATCCCGCGGTGGTCGCTTCTCCCGCGATCACCACCATAGTCGATATCACGGGCATGCTCATTTACTTTGGAACAGCGACATTTTTCTTATTTTAG
- a CDS encoding YtfJ family protein gives MKFIHKIFPIFAIAMISMIFTQEASAGKKSKKEKSGIALGDKVEAVDIRDSSNDPVPLPSIGEKLVLLFYIDPDKPKYNREFYDRLTEEDFPTEIFHCYGIVNLKDAPLLPNGIVRFMIRREEEAYKDKGAKVYTDPSHILKKAWNLTDLNNKAAVILINDNKEVVFYQTDEMTPENSEDLIKLIWSNLNDKQSASLGTP, from the coding sequence ATGAAATTCATCCATAAAATATTTCCAATATTTGCTATCGCAATGATTAGTATGATTTTCACACAAGAAGCAAGTGCTGGAAAGAAAAGCAAAAAAGAAAAATCAGGAATCGCATTAGGAGATAAAGTAGAGGCAGTCGATATTAGAGACTCAAGCAACGATCCTGTGCCCTTGCCTTCAATTGGAGAAAAATTGGTCCTATTATTTTATATAGATCCGGACAAGCCCAAATACAATCGAGAATTTTATGATAGATTAACCGAGGAAGATTTCCCTACAGAGATATTCCATTGCTACGGCATTGTCAATTTAAAAGACGCCCCTTTATTGCCTAATGGCATCGTAAGGTTCATGATTCGAAGAGAAGAAGAAGCCTACAAAGACAAAGGAGCCAAGGTCTATACAGATCCGTCTCACATATTGAAAAAAGCTTGGAATCTTACTGACTTGAATAATAAAGCGGCGGTGATTCTAATTAATGACAATAAAGAAGTTGTTTTCTATCAAACTGATGAAATGACTCCTGAGAATAGCGAGGATCTTATCAAATTGATTTGGTCTAATCTGAATGACAAACAAAGCGCATCATTGGGAACGCCGTAA
- a CDS encoding type I restriction enzyme HsdR N-terminal domain-containing protein: MERLNLPEASLKIVQGAKSLEIFDIVRKKYLVLTPEEWVRQNFMHFLINHLDYPKPLFALESGLKYNKLTKRSDILVMNNKGENLLLVECKASKVKLDQKVFHQIEAYNQIIKAQYIILTNGIQHICCHYNNNQYTQIHQFPAYSSSL; the protein is encoded by the coding sequence ATGGAAAGACTCAACCTTCCCGAAGCATCCTTGAAAATTGTCCAAGGCGCAAAATCTTTGGAAATATTTGATATCGTCAGAAAAAAATATTTGGTATTGACTCCAGAGGAATGGGTAAGGCAGAATTTCATGCATTTTTTGATTAATCACCTCGATTATCCCAAGCCTTTATTCGCACTCGAAAGCGGCTTGAAGTACAATAAACTTACCAAAAGATCCGACATATTAGTAATGAACAACAAAGGAGAAAACTTGCTTTTGGTAGAATGCAAGGCCTCAAAAGTCAAATTGGATCAAAAAGTTTTTCATCAAATTGAGGCTTACAACCAAATCATCAAAGCCCAATATATCATTTTGACAAATGGCATACAGCATATTTGTTGCCATTACAACAATAATCAATACACCCAAATCCATCAATTTCCGGCATACTCATCTTCTTTATAA
- a CDS encoding SLC13 family permease produces MLEAGYQPFVVILTIIMLFICIYKEVFRASVCFLLAILVFMVTGLLSGEALLEGFSNQIIAVIILLIVITAGLRKNFNIEKIFDKLFKTQSSYQSFIFRMMTKVAFISSFINNTPVVALMTPYVYEWGKRNNISPSKLLIPLSFATIMGGMLTIIGTSTTLVLNGFLLSNELPEIDSLHLLYVGLAVVTTGILFITFFGDKLLPNNTDALEKFSNNKREYLVETELELNSILIGKTVAEAELRNLQGIYLVEIIRDNKCISPVTPQEVIQKNDLLIFAGDTNQIATLVNSNKGIKIPKHGAKDGFEKNIQVIEAVVGFESTLLNQTPKEIGFRNRYNAAVIAIHRNGKRLSGKIGNMKLLAGDLLLLYAGPDFSAKVDFYKDLHVITKIREINNLSVVKSLSLLLGALISIGLVIINFISLFEGLFIIFALMAAMNLINIKDVKTSIDLDMLAILVFSLAIGKVIVDTKTGELGASLLIDLLMPWGNVAILAGVMLITTILTSMISNVGAVSITFPLAYGISSQLGVDGAPLYLIIAFSASAAFLTPVGYQTNLIVFGPGGYTFKDFFKIGLPMTIVYLCTVMAMILMIYKTEIFGI; encoded by the coding sequence ATGCTAGAGGCCGGATACCAACCTTTTGTTGTGATATTGACAATTATAATGCTGTTTATTTGCATTTACAAAGAGGTGTTTAGGGCTTCAGTTTGTTTTCTTTTGGCGATTCTTGTATTTATGGTCACTGGGCTTCTGAGTGGAGAAGCATTGTTGGAAGGATTTTCGAATCAGATCATAGCTGTGATTATCTTGTTGATAGTCATTACGGCAGGTTTAAGAAAGAACTTTAATATTGAGAAAATATTTGACAAGCTTTTCAAGACGCAGTCCAGCTATCAGAGTTTTATCTTTCGAATGATGACCAAGGTGGCTTTTATTTCATCATTTATAAATAATACACCAGTAGTGGCGCTAATGACTCCCTATGTTTACGAGTGGGGGAAAAGGAATAATATCTCACCTTCCAAATTGCTGATACCTTTATCTTTTGCCACGATTATGGGAGGTATGTTGACTATCATTGGTACATCCACCACGCTAGTTCTTAATGGTTTTCTGTTGAGCAATGAGTTGCCTGAAATTGATTCCTTGCACTTACTATATGTAGGCCTTGCTGTTGTAACAACCGGTATTTTGTTCATCACGTTTTTTGGAGACAAACTTTTGCCAAATAACACGGATGCTTTGGAGAAATTTTCAAATAACAAGCGAGAGTATTTGGTGGAGACAGAGCTTGAATTGAATTCGATTTTGATTGGAAAGACAGTCGCAGAGGCTGAGTTAAGAAATTTGCAAGGAATTTATCTGGTGGAAATCATTAGAGATAACAAATGCATATCGCCTGTGACTCCGCAAGAGGTTATTCAAAAAAACGATTTGTTGATTTTCGCTGGAGACACAAATCAAATAGCCACTTTGGTTAATTCCAACAAGGGAATAAAAATTCCAAAGCATGGCGCCAAAGATGGCTTTGAGAAAAATATACAGGTTATTGAAGCAGTGGTTGGCTTTGAGTCCACACTCCTGAATCAAACTCCTAAAGAAATTGGCTTCAGAAATAGGTACAATGCCGCGGTGATTGCCATTCATCGAAATGGCAAGAGGCTTTCCGGTAAAATCGGAAATATGAAGTTGTTGGCAGGGGATTTATTGCTATTGTATGCTGGTCCTGACTTTTCCGCTAAAGTTGATTTTTACAAAGACCTTCATGTGATTACCAAGATTCGAGAGATTAATAATCTTTCTGTCGTGAAAAGTTTGTCTTTGCTTCTAGGAGCACTGATAAGCATTGGCTTGGTGATAATCAATTTCATTTCGCTTTTTGAGGGCTTGTTCATAATATTCGCTTTGATGGCCGCAATGAATTTGATCAATATCAAAGACGTGAAAACGAGCATTGATCTTGACATGTTGGCTATATTGGTGTTTTCCTTGGCGATAGGAAAAGTAATTGTCGATACCAAGACAGGGGAGTTGGGAGCTTCGCTATTAATCGACTTGCTGATGCCTTGGGGCAATGTGGCTATTTTGGCGGGTGTAATGTTGATCACTACGATTTTGACATCCATGATTTCAAATGTTGGAGCTGTATCGATTACATTCCCTCTGGCTTATGGTATCAGTTCGCAATTGGGAGTAGATGGAGCGCCATTGTATTTGATTATCGCTTTCTCGGCTTCAGCGGCGTTTTTAACGCCTGTTGGTTACCAGACAAATTTGATTGTATTTGGTCCAGGTGGATACACATTCAAGGATTTTTTCAAAATTGGACTGCCCATGACTATAGTATATTTGTGCACAGTGATGGCTATGATATTGATGATTTATAAAACGGAAATTTTTGGAATATGA